In Pirellulales bacterium, one genomic interval encodes:
- the efp gene encoding elongation factor P: MPSYNTSQFKKGLKIQIDGDPYLMVECNFVKPGKGQALYKCRLKNLVRQTMLDRTYKSGDSLDAADVEEIDAQYLYRQGDMFVFMDNASYEQYELNKDVVDETWKWIKEGTVCRMMLFNNNPISVEPPNHMILKVEYCEPAVRGNTATNLTKPVKLETGAEISAPAFVDIGDLIKVDTRTGEYIERARA, encoded by the coding sequence GTGCCCAGTTACAATACCAGCCAATTCAAAAAGGGCCTCAAGATCCAGATCGACGGCGATCCCTATTTGATGGTCGAATGCAATTTCGTCAAACCGGGAAAGGGTCAGGCCCTGTATAAATGCCGGCTCAAGAACCTGGTCCGCCAGACCATGCTGGATCGGACCTATAAAAGCGGTGATTCGCTCGACGCCGCCGACGTCGAAGAAATCGACGCCCAATATCTCTATCGCCAGGGCGACATGTTCGTCTTCATGGACAACGCATCCTACGAGCAATACGAGCTGAACAAAGACGTTGTCGACGAAACCTGGAAGTGGATCAAAGAGGGAACCGTCTGCCGGATGATGCTGTTCAACAACAATCCGATCAGCGTCGAGCCGCCGAATCACATGATCCTCAAGGTCGAATATTGCGAACCAGCCGTCCGCGGCAACACGGCCACGAATCTCACCAAGCCGGTCAAGCTCGAAACCGGCGCTGAAATCAGCGCTCCTGCGTTCGTCGATATTGGCGACTTGATCAAAGTCGACACGCGCACCGGCGAATACATCGAACGGGCGAGAGCCTGA
- the epmB gene encoding EF-P beta-lysylation protein EpmB gives MVVVAPSPQISLPQSGKANDAKHWQRELKDAVRDPRDLCRLLNLPAECEAAAIRAAGEFPLFAPRPFVDQIERGNPADPLLRQILPLEVELASPPSFTADPVGDLAARRAPGLLQKYHGRTLLITTGACAVHCRYCFRRHFPYSESQSPQSATAWQPAIETIAADASIREVILSGGDPLVLVDGLLAELAERLAAIPHVARLRVHTRLPLMIPQRIDASLLGWLRGTRLTPIMVIHANHPAELRGPAAAAIGRLVDGGVPVLNQSVLLRGVNDDADVLAELCERLVELRAMPYYLHQLDRVAGAAHFEVEIARGVQLIEQLRERLPGYAVPRYVRETAGEPNKTPLCD, from the coding sequence ATGGTTGTTGTCGCTCCCTCACCACAAATATCTCTTCCGCAAAGTGGGAAGGCGAACGACGCCAAGCATTGGCAGCGAGAGCTGAAAGACGCGGTGCGTGATCCTCGCGATCTTTGCCGGCTCTTGAATTTGCCTGCCGAGTGCGAGGCCGCCGCGATCCGGGCGGCGGGCGAGTTCCCGCTGTTCGCTCCGCGGCCGTTTGTCGACCAGATCGAACGCGGCAACCCGGCCGATCCTTTGCTCCGCCAAATTCTGCCGTTGGAGGTGGAGCTTGCCTCGCCGCCCAGCTTCACGGCCGATCCGGTCGGCGATCTGGCAGCACGCCGCGCTCCCGGTCTATTGCAGAAATACCACGGCCGAACACTGCTGATCACGACTGGGGCATGCGCGGTTCATTGCCGCTATTGCTTCCGCCGCCATTTTCCGTATAGCGAATCGCAATCGCCGCAATCGGCCACGGCATGGCAGCCGGCCATCGAGACAATCGCCGCCGACGCGAGCATTCGAGAAGTGATTCTCAGCGGCGGCGATCCGCTGGTGCTGGTCGACGGGCTGTTGGCGGAGTTGGCCGAGCGATTGGCGGCGATTCCGCACGTCGCCCGGCTGCGAGTGCACACACGGTTGCCGCTGATGATTCCGCAGCGGATTGATGCTTCGCTGCTCGGCTGGCTGCGGGGCACGCGGCTGACGCCGATCATGGTGATCCACGCCAACCATCCGGCCGAGCTTCGCGGGCCGGCCGCCGCGGCCATCGGCCGATTGGTCGATGGCGGAGTGCCGGTGTTGAACCAATCGGTGCTGTTGCGCGGCGTGAACGATGATGCCGACGTGCTGGCGGAGCTCTGCGAGCGATTGGTCGAGCTGCGCGCGATGCCCTACTACTTGCACCAATTGGACCGCGTTGCCGGAGCGGCCCATTTCGAGGTTGAAATCGCTCGCGGCGTGCAATTGATCGAGCAATTGCGCGAGCGGCTGCCGGGCTACGCCGTGCCGCGCTACGTCCGCGAAACCGCCGGCGAGCCGAACAAGACGCCGCTCTGCGATTAA
- a CDS encoding type II toxin-antitoxin system prevent-host-death family antitoxin yields the protein MATHDSNIIGAADAAARLPELLELVRGGEEITITSSGSPVARLVPV from the coding sequence ATGGCCACGCATGATTCGAACATAATTGGAGCGGCCGACGCCGCTGCCCGCCTCCCGGAGTTGTTGGAATTGGTTCGAGGCGGTGAAGAAATAACGATCACGAGCAGCGGTAGTCCCGTCGCGCGGTTGGTTCCAGTCTAA
- a CDS encoding PQQ-binding-like beta-propeller repeat protein, translating to MKRLMYRLAASTALLFLVAFPARAGNWPQWRGPDGTGVSSETGLPVNWTTARGVVWKTDLPEWGDSTPAIWGDAIFVTTQHDEDLLLLKLDKASGRILWTRTVGSGDFKRIPINAKTPEQRKQQNFHPLQNQASPSPVTNGQVVVVHFGNGDLAAYDFDGKQLWHHNLQDEYGHYTIWWGHANSPVIFGNSVISVCIQDSLADVAKTPVESYVVAHDLRTGRERWKTLRMTGAKAEECDAYTTPVITQLDGHPQMIVMGGNQLDAYDPANGRQLWFLPGIRGGRTVGGATVADGLAFCTQGKGGPLLAVKLGGSGELPRSNIAWRFEKGTPDSCTPVAWEDHLFTLQDAGIARCFDIHTGRSLWTERVKGEYKASPVAAEGRIYFLNTHGLCTVISASDRFDKLAENQIDDDTIASPAISDGRIYIRGHKALWCIGKDF from the coding sequence ATGAAACGTTTGATGTACAGGTTGGCCGCCAGCACTGCACTTCTCTTTCTAGTGGCTTTTCCCGCTCGCGCCGGCAATTGGCCGCAGTGGCGTGGGCCCGATGGCACGGGCGTTAGCAGCGAGACCGGGTTGCCGGTGAATTGGACCACCGCTCGCGGCGTCGTCTGGAAAACCGATTTGCCCGAATGGGGCGACAGCACGCCGGCCATCTGGGGCGACGCCATCTTCGTCACCACGCAGCACGACGAAGATCTGCTGCTGCTCAAGCTCGACAAAGCGTCGGGCCGCATCCTCTGGACCCGCACCGTCGGCAGCGGCGATTTCAAACGCATTCCCATCAACGCCAAGACGCCCGAGCAACGCAAGCAGCAGAATTTTCACCCGCTGCAAAATCAAGCCAGCCCCTCGCCGGTCACCAATGGCCAAGTGGTGGTCGTGCATTTCGGAAACGGCGATCTCGCCGCCTACGACTTCGATGGCAAGCAGCTTTGGCATCACAATTTGCAAGACGAATACGGGCATTACACGATCTGGTGGGGACACGCCAATAGCCCCGTGATTTTCGGCAATAGCGTAATCTCCGTGTGCATTCAGGATTCACTGGCCGACGTGGCCAAAACGCCGGTCGAAAGCTACGTCGTCGCCCATGATCTGCGAACCGGCCGCGAACGTTGGAAAACGTTGCGCATGACCGGCGCCAAAGCCGAGGAATGCGATGCCTACACGACCCCCGTCATCACCCAGCTCGACGGCCATCCGCAGATGATCGTCATGGGGGGCAATCAGCTCGACGCCTACGACCCGGCCAACGGCAGGCAACTTTGGTTCTTGCCGGGCATCAGGGGCGGACGGACCGTCGGCGGCGCGACCGTGGCCGACGGCTTGGCGTTTTGCACGCAGGGCAAAGGTGGCCCGCTGTTGGCCGTGAAGCTTGGCGGATCGGGCGAATTGCCGCGGAGCAACATCGCTTGGAGGTTTGAAAAAGGCACGCCCGATAGCTGCACGCCCGTGGCTTGGGAAGATCACCTGTTCACGCTGCAAGACGCCGGCATCGCCCGCTGCTTCGACATCCACACGGGCCGATCGCTATGGACCGAGCGCGTGAAGGGTGAATACAAAGCGTCGCCGGTCGCCGCCGAGGGGCGCATCTATTTTCTCAACACCCACGGCCTGTGTACCGTCATCTCCGCCAGCGATCGATTCGACAAATTGGCCGAGAATCAAATCGACGACGACACGATCGCTTCGCCCGCAATCTCCGATGGCCGCATCTACATCCGCGGCCATAAAGCCCTGTGGTGCATCGGCAAGGATTTTTGA